One genomic segment of [Phormidium] sp. ETS-05 includes these proteins:
- a CDS encoding DNA cytosine methyltransferase, giving the protein MTSDKGQVTSDKAYSLELETMTTNNNLNAIELFAGIGGFRLGMQAAGIETIWANDINPLSCQVYASNFGENSIVCGDIWQYPISAIPDHDLLTAGFPCQPFSPAGKKLGVRDGHRGTIFQRIAEIIQAKQPRYFLLENVKRILTMENGHHFKIILAALSELNYFIEWRLLNAVNFGIPQNRERVFILGTKLDAREQEKNWEGLARFLTDGDMVDTRSLPSRLKPLDHQKNNYNWGLCFQGRMWTCQLPPLPDIKPRRMLKDILQDDGEIDGQFDFTDDTRERIKASEAVNRFYNGVEILYNQKGGARLGYTIFGINGVASTLTASTSRHYERYQIGQKFRRLTNVEYARIMGFPDNWCRVARIYDQYALFGNAVVPDCVAWVCHLLLAVLWINCNGEGHIL; this is encoded by the coding sequence GTGACAAGTGACAAGGGACAAGTGACAAGTGACAAGGCTTACTCACTAGAACTGGAAACAATGACAACTAACAATAACCTAAATGCAATCGAATTATTTGCCGGGATTGGCGGATTTCGGCTCGGAATGCAAGCGGCTGGTATTGAAACTATTTGGGCTAATGATATTAATCCATTGTCCTGCCAAGTGTATGCTAGCAATTTTGGCGAAAATTCCATTGTATGCGGGGATATTTGGCAATATCCCATATCCGCCATCCCCGACCACGACTTATTAACCGCTGGGTTTCCTTGCCAGCCATTTAGTCCCGCTGGGAAAAAATTAGGCGTAAGAGATGGCCATAGAGGCACGATATTTCAGCGAATCGCAGAAATTATTCAAGCTAAACAACCTCGGTATTTTTTGCTGGAAAACGTCAAACGAATTTTAACAATGGAAAATGGACACCATTTTAAAATTATTCTGGCGGCTTTATCGGAACTCAACTATTTTATAGAATGGCGTCTGCTCAATGCAGTCAATTTTGGCATTCCCCAAAACCGAGAACGAGTATTTATTCTCGGCACTAAATTAGATGCTAGAGAGCAAGAGAAAAACTGGGAGGGACTAGCTCGATTTTTAACTGATGGGGATATGGTTGATACCAGGAGCTTGCCATCTCGCCTGAAACCATTGGATCATCAAAAAAATAACTATAACTGGGGGCTGTGCTTTCAAGGGAGGATGTGGACTTGTCAACTCCCCCCGCTACCAGATATAAAGCCTCGGCGGATGCTTAAAGATATCCTACAGGATGATGGGGAGATAGACGGGCAGTTTGATTTCACTGATGACACGAGGGAGCGGATCAAGGCAAGTGAAGCGGTAAATAGATTTTACAACGGGGTAGAAATTTTGTATAATCAAAAAGGGGGCGCCCGTCTGGGATATACTATATTTGGGATTAATGGGGTGGCATCTACCCTCACTGCTTCTACTTCTAGGCATTATGAAAGATATCAGATTGGCCAGAAATTTCGCCGCTTAACTAATGTAGAATATGCTAGAATTATGGGATTCCCCGATAATTGGTGTCGGGTGGCTCGGATTTATGACCAATATGCTTTATTTGGGAATGCGGTAGTGCCTGATTGTGTGGCATGGGTTTGTCATTTATTGCTTGCGGTTCTGTGGATTAATTGCAATGGGGAGGGACATATTCTGTAG
- a CDS encoding ferredoxin, with translation MTGQIPDQLPPEPKPRYVWVCQHQSCQRQGSEQVLATFLAADLPAGVTIIPSGCLGQCSTGPTVRVTPEETWYYRVQPADVPIIVEQHLKQGTPVKHKLNPRIHLSFVIGH, from the coding sequence ATGACTGGACAAATCCCCGACCAACTCCCCCCAGAGCCAAAACCTCGGTACGTTTGGGTTTGTCAGCACCAATCTTGTCAGCGTCAGGGTTCAGAGCAGGTGCTGGCAACTTTTCTGGCAGCGGACTTACCCGCAGGCGTCACCATCATCCCCAGCGGCTGTCTGGGCCAATGTAGCACCGGACCCACCGTCCGCGTCACCCCAGAGGAAACCTGGTATTATCGCGTGCAACCTGCGGATGTACCGATAATTGTGGAACAACACCTCAAACAAGGCACCCCGGTAAAGCATAAGCTCAACCCCAGAATTCACCTGTCATTTGTCATTGGTCATTAG
- a CDS encoding HEAT repeat domain-containing protein, with protein sequence MSITPESVQILLNSGDAGERMRAINQLRQIDKEIAFELIATAIKDENARIRYAAVSQMATLGEVDPNKALPILRDRLLNDTETDVQAAAADSLGALKLVAAFEDLQQLYFSNSNWLLRFSIVAALGKWGIAAVLIFWRMLSVVVKVLYKQWRSALWANCGTPAPSLYCCP encoded by the coding sequence ATGAGTATTACGCCAGAGTCGGTGCAAATTTTGTTGAATTCGGGGGATGCGGGAGAGCGGATGCGCGCCATTAATCAGTTGCGGCAAATCGATAAAGAAATTGCCTTTGAGCTGATAGCAACGGCGATTAAAGATGAGAATGCCAGGATTCGCTATGCGGCGGTGAGCCAGATGGCGACCCTGGGGGAAGTTGACCCGAATAAGGCTTTGCCAATTCTGCGCGATCGGCTGCTGAATGACACGGAAACTGACGTACAAGCCGCCGCCGCTGACTCCTTGGGAGCGCTAAAGCTGGTTGCCGCATTTGAGGATTTGCAGCAGTTATATTTCAGCAATTCTAACTGGTTGCTCCGCTTTAGCATTGTGGCGGCTTTGGGGAAATGGGGGATAGCCGCTGTTTTGATATTCTGGCGGATGCTCTCGGTAGTAGTGAAAGTATTGTACAAACAGTGGCGATCGGCTCTCTGGGCGAATTGCGGGACCCCCGCGCCATCTCTTTACTGTTGCCCTTAG
- a CDS encoding adenylate/guanylate cyclase domain-containing protein → MNSDFPSSQDMSLAHLRDGMDELLAGMAAVDTLAAAIDTCGDLAEILDVLRQQATSVVELAHLSLHLSCLGEERWEDLLGSPLAEAPGQRLKGAVMTAMQSGTLQVVEEEGFWGVVVPLTVSGRAVATMNFARYHHAYQPYEVRLCSLVGRYLAGAIARVECLAQLDHLERSLHQEQQRFDNLLTSVLPADVAAELKQHGRVKPVFYESAALLLIDFHSNFAKTAAHLSPEELVYELEYCFAYFDKVIEKYNLEKLRSFSDTYVCLGGIPTPNRTHTIDAVLAALEMQIFMYLRKAYKTKNELSYWDVRICINAGPLLAGVIAQGKFAYDVWGEAANAAAHMQVWGVPGRINVSPTALKSLEEFFDFERRTVRAGGAREELYLVQRIKPSLSVDPGGLLPNDDFIKLYLSLQDEGLAVPSFCQWRYS, encoded by the coding sequence ATGAATTCTGATTTTCCCTCAAGTCAGGACATGAGTCTCGCGCATCTACGAGATGGAATGGATGAGCTGTTGGCGGGAATGGCGGCAGTGGATACCCTAGCAGCGGCGATAGATACCTGTGGGGATTTGGCGGAGATTTTAGATGTGTTGCGTCAACAAGCCACATCGGTGGTGGAGTTGGCACACTTGAGTTTGCATTTATCCTGTCTGGGGGAGGAGCGGTGGGAAGACCTCCTCGGTTCGCCGTTGGCTGAGGCTCCAGGACAGAGGCTCAAAGGTGCGGTGATGACGGCGATGCAGTCGGGAACTTTGCAGGTGGTAGAGGAGGAGGGGTTTTGGGGGGTGGTGGTGCCCCTGACGGTATCGGGAAGGGCAGTGGCGACGATGAATTTTGCCCGCTACCACCACGCCTATCAGCCGTATGAGGTGCGGTTGTGTTCTCTGGTGGGGCGGTATTTGGCGGGGGCGATCGCTCGGGTGGAGTGTTTGGCGCAGTTGGACCATTTAGAGCGATCGCTCCACCAAGAACAGCAAAGATTTGATAACCTACTCACCAGCGTCCTCCCTGCAGATGTGGCTGCCGAACTAAAGCAACATGGTCGGGTGAAGCCCGTATTCTACGAATCGGCAGCCCTGTTGCTGATTGACTTTCACAGCAATTTTGCCAAAACAGCCGCCCATCTCTCCCCAGAGGAGCTGGTGTATGAGCTGGAATACTGCTTTGCTTACTTCGATAAAGTCATAGAAAAGTACAATTTAGAGAAGCTGCGGAGTTTCAGTGATACTTACGTTTGTCTCGGCGGTATCCCCACTCCCAATCGCACTCATACCATAGACGCAGTGTTGGCGGCTTTGGAAATGCAAATTTTTATGTATTTGCGCAAAGCCTATAAGACGAAAAACGAATTGTCCTATTGGGATGTGCGCATCTGCATTAATGCCGGTCCGCTCCTAGCTGGGGTCATCGCCCAGGGCAAGTTTGCTTATGATGTGTGGGGAGAGGCGGCAAATGCGGCAGCTCATATGCAGGTGTGGGGAGTACCGGGGAGAATCAATGTCTCTCCCACGGCGTTGAAGTCTTTAGAGGAGTTTTTTGATTTTGAACGCCGCACCGTGCGCGCCGGTGGGGCGAGGGAAGAGCTGTATCTGGTGCAGAGAATCAAGCCCAGCCTGTCGGTAGATCCAGGTGGATTGCTACCTAATGATGATTTTATCAAACTTTACTTATCCCTGCAGGATGAGGGGTTGGCTGTGCCTTCATTCTGTCAATGGCGTTATTCATAG
- the mnmH gene encoding tRNA 2-selenouridine(34) synthase MnmH — translation MPRSLAYTQSAWEETYSEIIDVRSPGEFAEDRIPGAINLPVLDDPQRAEVGTIYKQVDPFMARKLGAALVAKNIATHLQSHFATKDKNYHPLVYCWRGGQRSHSLATVLGAIGWQVTLLEGGYKTYRAWVLKQLETLPAQFTYRILAGPTGSGKTRILRHLQSLGAPVLDLEALANHRGSVLGEEWQLGPTPQPSQKYFESLLVQALRNLESLSPVWVESESNKIGALYLPRTLWEQMKQASGIALEVPDSARIDWLLRSYPHLTQHPELLKGKVQRLKYRYGGEKLAQWEQLIDAGDYPAFVADILACHYDPAYKRSLHLSYPHIHQTFTLSSLDDAAIAAGAEALLIHQ, via the coding sequence ATGCCGCGTTCTTTAGCCTATACCCAGTCTGCCTGGGAGGAAACCTACAGCGAGATTATTGATGTGCGATCGCCTGGGGAATTTGCCGAAGACCGGATACCCGGAGCGATCAATTTACCGGTACTTGACGATCCCCAACGTGCAGAGGTGGGAACTATCTACAAACAAGTCGATCCCTTCATGGCGCGGAAGTTGGGAGCGGCTCTAGTGGCGAAGAATATCGCCACCCACCTGCAAAGTCATTTCGCCACCAAAGACAAAAACTATCACCCGCTGGTGTACTGTTGGCGGGGGGGACAGCGATCGCACAGTCTGGCCACGGTCCTAGGGGCGATCGGCTGGCAAGTCACGCTGTTAGAAGGCGGTTACAAGACCTACCGCGCTTGGGTGCTAAAGCAGCTAGAAACTCTCCCCGCTCAATTCACCTACCGCATCCTCGCCGGACCCACCGGCAGCGGCAAAACCCGCATCCTGCGCCACCTCCAGTCTCTAGGCGCGCCGGTGTTGGACTTGGAGGCTCTCGCCAACCATCGGGGATCGGTGTTGGGGGAAGAGTGGCAACTCGGTCCAACACCCCAACCGTCCCAAAAATATTTTGAATCTCTGCTGGTGCAGGCTCTAAGAAACCTGGAGAGCCTTTCGCCGGTTTGGGTGGAGTCGGAAAGCAATAAAATTGGTGCCCTTTACCTGCCTCGGACTTTATGGGAGCAGATGAAACAAGCATCGGGTATCGCCTTGGAGGTGCCTGATTCGGCTCGCATTGACTGGCTGTTGCGCTCATATCCCCACCTAACCCAGCATCCAGAACTACTGAAAGGGAAGGTCCAAAGGCTGAAATATCGCTATGGGGGGGAAAAATTGGCGCAGTGGGAGCAACTCATTGATGCTGGTGATTACCCGGCTTTTGTGGCGGATATTCTGGCTTGTCACTATGACCCAGCTTACAAACGATCGCTCCATCTCTCCTATCCCCACATTCACCAGACTTTTACCCTTTCCTCCCTGGATGATGCCGCGATCGCGGCGGGCGCTGAGGCTTTGCTAATACATCAATAA
- a CDS encoding anti-sigma regulatory factor, whose product MIAISHRPVGRKWNTISFASTLYLCPILDLLLAEIPPQWQAEVRLGLQEALVNAAKHGNQLDPGKTVMVRFWAKRDRYWWIICDQGSGFPCPHTCNDDPCADVPHEEGECGRGLFIIKQIFDEVHWNKRGRELRLCKLMNNHRLPLVR is encoded by the coding sequence GTGATTGCTATCTCACATCGTCCAGTAGGGCGTAAGTGGAACACTATTAGTTTTGCTTCCACGCTCTATCTCTGCCCGATTTTGGATCTGCTCTTAGCAGAAATCCCCCCCCAATGGCAGGCAGAAGTCAGACTCGGACTTCAAGAAGCTTTAGTCAATGCTGCCAAGCACGGAAATCAGCTAGACCCTGGCAAAACGGTTATGGTTCGCTTCTGGGCGAAACGAGACCGATACTGGTGGATCATCTGCGACCAGGGCAGTGGCTTTCCCTGCCCCCATACCTGTAATGACGACCCCTGCGCCGATGTACCCCACGAAGAAGGAGAATGTGGCCGGGGGTTGTTTATTATCAAGCAGATATTTGATGAGGTGCATTGGAATAAACGAGGTCGAGAGCTACGCCTTTGCAAGTTGATGAATAATCATCGTTTGCCTTTAGTCCGCTAA
- the dmeF gene encoding CDF family Co(II)/Ni(II) efflux transporter DmeF — protein MHIHNIEQWQHSHDFSVDRHQAEKNTKIVLSLTAITMVAEIAAGITFGSLALLADGWHMATHVGAFGITVFAYRYARRNANNPKYTFGTGKVTVLGGFTSAIVLAVISFGIAIESATRLFQPQAIQFNEAIYVAVIGLAVNLASAVLLQDHHHDHDHDHHHDQEHHQEHHQDDRNLRAAYIHVLADALTSVLAIVALCAGKFLGLVWMDAVMGLVGALVIARWSYDLVGETASILLDGGIDKPIQLAIVNAIEQDADNRITDLHVWPVSENHLAATIALVTHYPQPPEYYKNLLSQIPSLSHVIVEVNHCHGEPCLKLQKGGVTGTL, from the coding sequence ATGCACATCCATAACATTGAACAATGGCAACACTCCCATGATTTTTCTGTCGATCGGCATCAAGCCGAGAAAAACACCAAAATCGTGCTATCACTCACAGCCATAACAATGGTGGCTGAGATTGCGGCTGGGATAACCTTTGGTTCTCTGGCTCTGCTGGCTGATGGTTGGCATATGGCAACACACGTGGGCGCCTTTGGTATTACAGTATTTGCCTATAGATATGCCCGCCGAAATGCCAATAATCCTAAATACACCTTTGGCACCGGTAAAGTAACTGTACTCGGTGGTTTTACCAGTGCAATTGTGCTGGCGGTAATTTCTTTTGGAATCGCAATAGAGTCAGCAACTCGTCTTTTTCAACCTCAAGCTATTCAGTTCAATGAGGCAATTTATGTGGCGGTTATTGGATTAGCCGTGAATCTCGCCAGTGCTGTGCTATTGCAAGACCATCACCACGACCACGACCACGACCATCACCACGACCAGGAGCATCACCAGGAGCATCACCAGGACGATCGCAACCTTCGGGCAGCCTATATTCACGTTTTAGCCGATGCCTTAACCTCCGTTTTAGCAATTGTTGCCCTATGCGCGGGCAAGTTTTTAGGTTTGGTTTGGATGGATGCAGTCATGGGTTTAGTTGGTGCCTTAGTCATTGCCCGATGGTCTTATGATTTGGTTGGGGAAACAGCTTCTATCTTGCTAGATGGGGGCATTGATAAACCAATCCAATTAGCCATAGTCAATGCCATTGAGCAAGACGCCGATAATCGCATCACGGATTTACACGTTTGGCCCGTCAGCGAAAACCATCTAGCAGCCACCATTGCCCTCGTTACCCATTATCCTCAGCCCCCAGAATATTATAAGAACTTACTTAGCCAGATTCCCTCTCTCTCCCATGTGATTGTTGAAGTTAATCACTGTCATGGTGAACCCTGCTTAAAATTGCAGAAAGGGGGAGTAACCGGCACTCTCTAA
- the asnS gene encoding asparagine--tRNA ligase, with product MSKRIAEILRSGNPGETLEIRGWVRTKRELKEFTFVEVNDGSSLANLQVVLNPELPDYSTIVKQLNTGAAVSVTGVLVESPAKGQRIELKAATLTLYGDADPETYPLQKKRHSFEFLRDIAHLRSRTNTLGAVFRVRNACATAIHQFFQERGFLWVHTPIITASDCEGAGEMFAITTLNLKDIPRTPTQDIDYTKDFFGKPAYLTVSGQLEAEIMALAFSNVYTFGPTFRAENSNTSRHLAEFWMVEPEMAFCDLQGDMDLAEAFLKHIFKYVVETCPEDMEFFNQRIDNTVLATADNIINNQFERITYTEAIDILEKADKKFDYPVEWGLDLQSEHERYITEEVFKKPVIVTNYPVGIKAFYMRLNDDGKTVAAMDVLAPKIGEIIGGSQREERLDVLEGRIKAQGLDVSNYWWYLDLRRYGSVPHAGFGLGFERAVQFMSGMGNIRDVIPFPRAPMLVDF from the coding sequence ATGAGCAAAAGAATTGCAGAGATTTTGCGCAGTGGCAACCCAGGGGAAACCCTAGAAATTCGGGGATGGGTGCGGACCAAGCGAGAATTAAAGGAATTTACCTTTGTGGAAGTCAACGACGGCTCGTCCTTGGCTAACCTCCAAGTGGTGCTTAACCCAGAGTTGCCGGATTATAGCACGATTGTCAAACAATTGAACACGGGCGCCGCTGTATCTGTGACCGGAGTGCTGGTAGAATCTCCCGCGAAAGGACAGCGCATCGAGCTGAAAGCCGCCACCCTCACCCTGTACGGGGACGCGGACCCAGAAACTTATCCTCTGCAAAAGAAGCGCCACTCATTTGAGTTTTTGCGGGATATCGCTCATTTGCGATCGCGCACCAACACCCTCGGCGCCGTCTTCCGCGTCCGCAACGCCTGCGCCACCGCCATTCACCAATTTTTCCAAGAACGGGGTTTCCTCTGGGTCCACACCCCCATCATCACCGCCAGCGACTGCGAAGGCGCCGGGGAAATGTTCGCCATCACCACCCTGAACCTCAAAGACATCCCCCGCACCCCCACCCAAGACATCGACTACACCAAAGACTTCTTTGGTAAACCCGCTTACCTCACCGTTAGCGGACAGCTAGAAGCGGAAATCATGGCCCTCGCCTTCAGCAACGTTTACACCTTCGGTCCCACCTTCCGCGCCGAAAACTCCAACACCTCCCGCCACCTCGCCGAATTCTGGATGGTAGAACCTGAAATGGCTTTTTGCGACCTGCAAGGGGACATGGACCTCGCCGAAGCCTTCTTAAAACATATCTTCAAATATGTAGTGGAAACCTGCCCCGAAGATATGGAATTTTTCAACCAGCGCATCGATAACACCGTCCTCGCCACCGCCGACAACATCATCAATAACCAATTTGAGCGGATAACTTACACTGAAGCTATTGATATACTGGAAAAAGCTGATAAAAAATTCGATTATCCCGTAGAATGGGGTCTCGATTTACAATCAGAACACGAGCGCTATATCACGGAAGAGGTATTTAAAAAACCTGTCATCGTCACCAACTATCCCGTAGGTATTAAAGCCTTCTATATGCGCCTGAATGACGACGGCAAAACCGTTGCCGCGATGGACGTACTGGCGCCCAAAATCGGGGAAATTATCGGCGGTTCCCAGCGGGAAGAACGCCTGGACGTATTAGAAGGACGCATCAAAGCTCAAGGACTTGATGTGAGTAATTACTGGTGGTATTTAGACCTGCGGCGTTATGGCAGCGTGCCTCATGCGGGTTTCGGTCTCGGTTTCGAGCGCGCCGTCCAATTTATGAGTGGTATGGGCAATATTCGTGATGTAATTCCCTTCCCCCGCGCTCCCATGTTGGTTGATTTTTAA
- a CDS encoding DUF6439 family protein, producing MAEITAKPVKVGTGLPGPNSSQLQEIGTLELARALAERLAIAETDWHRLKSNRKARALEQAAAALVFLLKDSPEEAILRLQQAQSWLDGSISAPPCPTHGHKRDLKVSPEQNP from the coding sequence ATGGCGGAGATTACCGCAAAACCGGTGAAAGTGGGGACTGGGTTGCCAGGACCAAATTCTAGCCAATTGCAGGAGATTGGCACCCTGGAATTAGCCCGCGCATTGGCGGAGCGGCTGGCGATCGCGGAAACAGATTGGCATCGGTTAAAGTCTAACCGCAAAGCTCGCGCCCTCGAGCAGGCGGCAGCGGCCTTGGTGTTTCTCCTCAAGGACAGCCCAGAGGAAGCCATACTGCGATTGCAGCAAGCCCAAAGCTGGCTGGACGGCTCGATTTCCGCGCCCCCATGCCCTACCCACGGTCACAAGCGTGACCTAAAAGTTTCTCCCGAGCAAAATCCCTAG
- a CDS encoding DUF2203 domain-containing protein — MTSSPTPGDPPASEFELALQEVEGNLQSLKQRYAQIQTDLQRQEQLQASLSQTQLGAELESIKKDLAEIQVALESQLLTDRHLMVLFWQAVRHQLLGDVFWQAVRLGGLGVILGWLLKSCAGN; from the coding sequence ATGACATCTTCCCCAACCCCCGGCGATCCCCCTGCATCAGAGTTTGAACTTGCCCTGCAAGAAGTAGAAGGCAATCTCCAATCCCTGAAACAGCGCTACGCCCAAATTCAAACGGACCTGCAACGCCAAGAACAGCTCCAAGCCTCACTCAGTCAGACGCAACTGGGAGCCGAACTAGAAAGCATCAAAAAAGACCTCGCAGAAATCCAAGTGGCCCTAGAAAGCCAGTTGCTGACCGATCGTCACCTCATGGTTTTGTTTTGGCAAGCAGTCCGCCATCAGCTCCTCGGCGATGTCTTCTGGCAAGCCGTCCGCCTCGGGGGTCTCGGCGTCATTTTGGGCTGGCTGCTCAAATCTTGCGCCGGTAATTAG
- a CDS encoding alpha/beta fold hydrolase: protein MQANTLTATPTEKGTFWQWRGEQIYYVRAGVRHPQRPPLLLVHGFGGSTDHWRKNIAELQEDFEVWAIDLVGFGRSAKPQWQYSGDLWRQQLTDFITDVIGAPAVLVGNSLGGYASLCVAASNANIPGVVLLNSAGPFTPAAPPPEPPPIRRAIQKAAKWLFQQNLVSWLLFHWTRRRSVIRKTLEKVYLDKTAVTDQLVEDIYRPSCDPGAAGVFASVFKTPQGEKVDVLLGQMTCPLLTLWGEGDPWMNVPERSAQFRQHYQQLTEYYLQAGHCPHDEIPQQVNNLIRDWVLEFSN, encoded by the coding sequence ATGCAAGCAAACACCCTCACAGCAACCCCCACAGAGAAAGGCACTTTCTGGCAGTGGCGGGGCGAGCAAATCTACTATGTGCGCGCTGGGGTGCGACACCCCCAGAGACCGCCCCTGCTCCTGGTTCATGGGTTTGGTGGCTCTACGGACCACTGGCGGAAAAATATCGCCGAGTTGCAGGAGGATTTTGAGGTATGGGCGATCGACCTGGTGGGGTTCGGACGATCGGCCAAACCCCAATGGCAATATAGCGGCGACCTGTGGCGCCAACAGCTTACCGATTTCATCACTGATGTCATCGGCGCGCCAGCGGTCCTCGTGGGCAACTCCCTGGGGGGTTACGCCTCCCTCTGCGTCGCCGCCAGTAACGCCAACATCCCCGGAGTGGTGTTGCTCAATAGTGCCGGACCATTTACCCCCGCCGCTCCCCCACCGGAACCGCCACCAATCCGCCGCGCCATTCAGAAAGCCGCCAAATGGCTATTTCAGCAAAACTTAGTCAGTTGGTTGTTATTTCACTGGACCCGCAGGCGCTCCGTCATCCGCAAGACCTTAGAAAAAGTGTATTTAGACAAAACCGCCGTCACGGACCAATTGGTAGAAGACATTTATCGCCCTTCCTGCGACCCGGGAGCGGCGGGAGTATTCGCCTCGGTGTTCAAAACCCCCCAAGGGGAGAAGGTGGATGTATTGCTCGGGCAAATGACCTGTCCCCTTTTGACCCTGTGGGGAGAAGGGGACCCCTGGATGAATGTGCCAGAGCGATCGGCCCAATTCCGGCAACATTATCAGCAATTGACGGAATATTATCTGCAAGCCGGTCACTGTCCCCATGACGAAATACCCCAGCAAGTTAACAATTTAATTCGTGATTGGGTGTTAGAATTTAGCAATTAG
- a CDS encoding HEAT repeat domain-containing protein, whose protein sequence is MAIGSLGELRDPRAISLLLPLASNSDWQIRHRVAQALGNFLDGEQVRSTLEQLAADEQDVVASTAKYSLGLS, encoded by the coding sequence GTGGCGATCGGCTCTCTGGGCGAATTGCGGGACCCCCGCGCCATCTCTTTACTGTTGCCCTTAGCTTCTAATTCTGATTGGCAGATCCGCCACCGCGTCGCCCAAGCTCTGGGCAACTTCTTGGATGGGGAGCAGGTTCGCTCTACCTTGGAGCAACTAGCCGCCGATGAACAGGATGTGGTTGCCAGTACCGCTAAATACAGTTTGGGTTTGAGTTAG
- a CDS encoding DUF433 domain-containing protein, whose translation MQLEDYFEFLSPEDIRIKGTRIGIEHILYEYIHRAQTPEAIKKQFPTVTLEQVYATILYYFQQKDAVTKYLGEWLDYCLNAEAEFDKNPPDFVEKIQQFKLQQKSAKLLSIK comes from the coding sequence ATGCAGCTAGAAGATTACTTTGAGTTTTTGAGCCCAGAGGATATTAGAATCAAGGGAACTCGGATTGGCATCGAACACATTTTGTATGAATACATCCATCGCGCTCAAACGCCGGAAGCCATCAAAAAGCAGTTTCCTACGGTGACATTAGAACAGGTATATGCCACAATCTTATACTATTTTCAGCAAAAAGATGCTGTCACCAAGTATTTGGGTGAGTGGTTGGATTATTGCCTAAACGCCGAAGCTGAATTTGATAAAAATCCGCCAGATTTTGTAGAAAAAATCCAGCAATTTAAACTCCAGCAAAAATCAGCAAAATTATTATCCATCAAGTAG
- a CDS encoding CBS domain-containing protein — protein MTKTVADFMSREPILAKPETPLEDAIKIMAEKRIGGLPVVDESGKLVGFLSENDLMWRETGVTLPAYIMILDSVIYLENPARYQRELHKALGQTVGEVMSTNPISVSPDKPLKEAAKLMHEKKVHRFPVVDASGQAIGILTRGDILRAMAAGEG, from the coding sequence ATGACCAAAACTGTTGCCGATTTTATGAGTCGAGAGCCCATTTTGGCGAAACCAGAGACGCCCCTGGAAGATGCGATTAAGATTATGGCAGAAAAGCGCATCGGCGGTTTGCCAGTAGTGGATGAGTCGGGAAAATTGGTGGGATTTCTCTCAGAGAATGACTTGATGTGGCGGGAAACTGGGGTGACACTACCGGCTTATATTATGATTCTCGATAGCGTGATTTATTTGGAAAATCCAGCACGCTACCAGCGAGAATTACACAAGGCTTTGGGGCAAACGGTGGGAGAGGTGATGAGTACGAATCCCATATCTGTATCGCCGGATAAACCGCTGAAAGAGGCGGCGAAATTGATGCACGAAAAGAAAGTACACCGGTTTCCGGTGGTGGATGCGAGCGGTCAGGCTATAGGTATTCTCACTCGCGGGGATATCTTGCGGGCAATGGCAGCAGGAGAAGGTTAG